Proteins found in one Canis lupus baileyi chromosome 18, mCanLup2.hap1, whole genome shotgun sequence genomic segment:
- the ZNF804B gene encoding zinc finger protein 804B, with the protein MACYLVISSRHLSNGHYRGIKGVFRGPLRKNGSPSPDFPEKEKSTAKALEDVKANFYCELCDKQYHKHQEFDNHINSYDHAHKQRLKELKQREFARNVASKSWKDEKKQEKALKRLHQLAELRQQSECVSGNGPAYKAPRVAIEKQLQQGVFPVKNGRKVSCMKSALLLKGKNLPRSISDKQRSPMQNRHQLQMDRHYLFRNRVPQTSSDLSNANHRTGVSFSFSKKVHLKLESSASVFSENTEETHECNKSPVYKAKQTAEKCKCRRFANEDTYPTKEKNINITPSHLESVLHNTFSISSQILQGKNDSIDETLEDSIGIHASFSKSDIHLSDVDFPPCSREKETRSTLKNTSENCINHSCQANASSSPPNIYKHSNARVFEYLDEFPSLEPSEQNSTVHLDPSSRMEKREESLEETERVRKNVQRLVREACPHEVKSKPLPFLHVQSKDGHTTLQWPTELLLFTKTEPCISYGCNPLYFDFKLSRNTKSDHGSEDLKKELIKEPSEMKTTIDSQVSGLIKDQQELIQENDQSLKPKMMIANPDWENFERKYNLGYNDSEPNMSQHNCNTSDLEMKNPEVPAYLDMSLRNCVGNSNNSDNELKASSRTHWQSCQRVVLNDANEGLAFSPYISRTKKPKLIPCDPHSDFEDANQFTWNSSPYPVRGHSDPGKDFRVILNSNHISMTSRASGCRNQTYKRNSPKLTLNRLSSPSDTCPGSTSSLRSTCSGHKSRGNGRGNLLYFCKREHNSVERHDGRHQKHSCLCLSEEMARSTCLPSEIQRDRNFRLWESLKKEKYSKHRYGRCRERSNLGKNQQQFSGPKSRRLTHCDSGSQMSCSGNSEEPPNCQGPQLGRLGSCSRESMYCLNKSERNPESLDSPHICDLGKVKSMQYSSGSISCRLRSCSSGPAEAAELTGERAPLTAKSLLERVQAKRCQEQSTNFEVSSKNHKNESEAHSQIQRTVQCEFTPLGCNRPALPLSDKTQSASARGKDTGGAMPWTAEHGKVQSSQTNTFALSVDPDCGDHLSKGKIHVVADSQPPNTRKNPVTREQAKPLIGQVQHTIQSRDPVPNDFPGAFPSNRYTGVTDSTETKEDRINLDLQDVSLHMNHVEGTVNSYSDRTMQKRDKVEDESEACHKSSSPPLIQQPITFSPEEIDKYKLLQLQAQQHVQKQLLSKHLRVLPASGPTAFAPASAIQTVPVHQHTSITTIHHTFLQHFAVSASLNSHGSPIPIAHLHPLSQPHFTPFAFSPLTPAIIPAHPTFLAGHPLHLVTAAPFHPPHITLQPLPSAALIPALFGPHLNPATASIIHLNPLIQPVFQGQDLCHHSCSSQMQQLNGVKEALNISAHLN; encoded by the exons AGGCTGAAGGAATTAAAGCAACGAGAATTTGCTCGAAACGTAGCTTCAAAGTCATGGAAAgatgagaagaaacaagaaaaagctcTTAAACGGCTTCACCAGCTGGCTGAATTAAGACAACAATCTGAATG TGTTTCTGGAAATGGACCAGCATACAAAGCTCCCAGGGTAGCCATAGAAAAGCAACTTCAGCAAGGAGTCTTTCCAGTTAAGAATGGCAGAAAGGTATCGTGCATGAAGAGTGCTCTTCTCCTTAAAGGAAAGAATCTGCCCAGAAGCATTTCCGATAAACAGCGGTCCCCCATGCAAAATCGACACCAGTTACAAATGGACCGACATTATTTATTCAGAAATCGGGTACCACAGACCTCTTCGGATCTCAGCAATGCGAATCACAGGACAGgagtatcattttctttttccaaaaaagtGCATCTAAAATTAGAATCATCAGCGTCAGTTTTCAGTGAGAACACCGAAGAAACCCATGAGTGTAACAAGTCACCCGtctataaagcaaaacaaactgcAGAGAAATGCAAGTGCCGCAGGTTTGCAAACGAGGATACATATCccactaaggaaaaaaatataaacatcacACCAAGCCATCTGGAAAGCGTCTTACACAATACCTTCTCCATAAGCTCTCAAATCTTGCAAGGCAAAAATGACTCTATTGATGAAACACTAGAAGATTCGATTGGCATTCATGCTTCATTCTCTAAATCTGATATTCATCTTTCAGATGTGGATTTTCCTCCTtgcagcagagaaaaagaaactagaagtACATTGAAGAACACTTCAGAAAACTGCATAAATCACTCGTGCCAAGCAAATGCTTCCTCCAGCCCACCAAACATTTACAAGCACAGCAATGCCAGGGTATTTGAGTATCTGGATGAGTTTCCATCACTGGAGCCAAGTGAGCAAAACAGTACAGTTCATCTGGATCCCAGCTCTagaatggagaagagagaagaatctTTAGAGGAAACAGAAAGAGTTAGGAAAAATGTACAGAGGCTTGTAAGAGAAGCATGTCCCCATGAAGTGAAGTCTAAACCATTGCCTTTTCTCCATGTACAAAGTAAGGATGGCCACACCACTCTCCAGTGGCCTACAGAACTTTTGCTCTTTACAAAAACAGAGCCCTGCATCTCTTATGGATGCAACccattgtattttgattttaagCTTTCTCGGAACACAAAGAGTGACCACGGTTCAGAAGAcctaaaaaaagaactgattaaGGAGCCCTCGGAAATGAAGACAACAATAGACAGCCAAGTCTCAGGTTTAATCAAAGACCAACAAGAATTGATCCAAGAAAATGATCAATCTCTGAAACCAAAGATGATGATAGCTAATCCAGATTGGGAAAATTTCgagagaaaatataatttgggCTACAATGATTCTGAGCCAAACATGAGTCAACATAATTGTAATACAAGcgatttggaaatgaaaaatccTGAAGTGCCTGCTTACCTTGATATGTCTCTAAGGAATTGTGTAGGAAAcagtaataatagtgataatgaACTCAAGGCGTCCTCAAGGACCCATTGGCAAAGCTGCCAGAGGGTGGTTCTAAATGATGCAAACGAGGGCCTTGCTTTTTCTCCCTACATCTCTAGGACTAAAAAACCAAAACTGATTCCTTGCGATCCTCATTCAGATTTTGAAGATGCAAACCAATTCACTTGGAATTCTAGTCCTTACCCAGTAAGGGGTCACAGTGATCCTGGGAAGGACTTTAGAGTAATTCTGAACAGTAACCACATCAGCATGACCAGCAGGGCTTCTGGATGTAGAAACCAAACTTACAAGAGAAATTCTCCAAAATTGACTCTGAATAGACTTTCTAGCCCCTCAGACACATGCCCTGGCAGCACATCCAGCTTGAGAAGTACTTGTTCAGGTCATAAGTCCAGGGGTAATGGCAGAGGTAATTTGCTCTACTTTTGTAAAAGGGAACACAACTCCGTTGAAAGGCACGATGGgagacaccaaaagcacagctgcctctgcctgtctgaGGAGATGGCAAGGAGCACCTGCCTGCCATCTGAAATACAGAGAGATAGGAACTTCAGATTGTGGGAATCccttaagaaggaaaaatactCAAAACACAGATACGGTCGCTGCAGAGAAAGATCTAACCTGGGCAAAAATCAGCAGCAGTTTTCAGGGCCCAAATCCAGGAGACTCACCCATTGTGACTCCGGCTCACAGATGTCCTGTTCTGGGAACAGTGAAGAACCACCAAATTGCCAGGGACCTCAGCTCGGCAGATTGGGCTCTTGCTCCAGAGAGAGTATGTATTGCTTAAATAAAAGTGAGAGAAATCCGGAGTCTTTGGACAGCCCTCATATCTGTGACCTGGGAAAAGTAAAATCCATGCAGTATAGCTCGGGGAGTATCAGCTGCCGTCTAAGGAGCTGTTCCAGCGGCCCTGCAGAAGCCGCGGAGTTGACAGGAGAGAGGGCCCCCCTGACAGCCAAAAGCCTTTTAGAAAGAGTCCAAGCCAAGAGGTGTCAGGAACAATCAACTAATTTTGAGGTCTCTTCAAAGAATCATAAAAACGAATCCGAGGCTCATTCACAAATTCAGCGCACAGTTCAGTGTGAATTCACACCACTGGGCTGTAACCGACCAGCATTGCCTTTGTCTGACAAAACACAGAGCGCAAGCGCAAGAGGAAAGGATACAGGCGGTGCGATGCCGTGGACTGCAGAGCATGGCAAAGTCCAAAGTTCACAGACAAATACTTTCGCCCTTTCAGTAGATCCTGATTGTGGTGACCACCTTTCTAAAGGCAAGATTCATGTAGTAGCAGATTCTCAGCCACCAAACACGAGAAAGAACCCAGTGACAAGAGAACAAGCAAAACCTTTAATTGGCCAAGTCCAACATACCATTCAGAGCCGTGACCCGGTACCGAATGATTTCCCTGGTGCTTTTCCGTCTAATAGATATACTGGTGTTACCGATTCAACAGAGACCAAAGAGGACCGAATAAATCTCGACTTGCAGGATGTAAGCCTGCATATGAATCACGTAGAGGGGACTGTAAACTCTTACTCTGACAGAACTATGCAGAAGCGTGACAAAGTGGAAGATGAATCAGAAGCGTGTCATAAATCTAGCTCGCCCCCTTTAATTCAACAGCCAATCACTTTTTCTcctgaagaaatagataaatacaagCTCCTACAGCTGCAAGCCCAGCAGCACGTGCAGAAACAGCTCCTATCGAAGCATCTTCGAGTGTTGCCTGCTTCCGGGCCCACCGCCTTCGCCCCGGCCTCGGCCATCCAGACGGTCCCAGTCCACCAGCACACTtctatcaccaccatccaccaCACCTTCCTGCAGCATTTCGCTGTTTCTGCTTCCTTAAATTCCCATGGCAGTCCCATCCCCATAGCTCATCTGCATCCCCTCTCCCAGCCACACTTCACCCCGTTTGCATTTTCACCTCTGACTCCAGCCATCATCCCGGCCCACCCTACTTTCTTAGCGGGCCACCCCCTGCATCTGGTCACTGCTGCTCCCTTTCACCCACCTCACATCACACTTCAGCCCCTGCCCTCGGCGGCATTGATCCCGGCATTGTTTGGCCCTCACTTAAACCCAGCCACGGCTTCTATCATCCACTTGAATCCTTTAATCCAACCAGTGTTTCAAGGTCAAGATCTTTGCCATCATTCTTGCTCCAGTCAGATGCAGCAGTTAAATGGAGTGAAAGAGGCCTTAAATATATCAGCACACTTGAACTAA